A single region of the Leisingera thetidis genome encodes:
- the trkA gene encoding Trk system potassium transporter TrkA, whose product MKVIICGAGQVGWQIARHLSGEHNDVTVVDNNPELVRRATDTLDVQGIHGFASYPDVLERAGARDADMIIAATHSDEVNMVTCQVAHSVFKIQRKIARLRAKSYLTAIYSDLYQREHLPIDVVISPEREVAAAAMQRLSAPAAFDTETFMGGQAQLLGIQIDEHCPVVNTPLRQLTDLFSTLRAIVVGVRREGTLFAPEPGDQLFVGDSCYVFSHSDDVPRTIEVFGKKEKRQDRVVVVGGGNVGLEVAKALEAGTGRIRAKMIERDRKCAERAAEELERTIVLHGDGLDRALMIEAGIDKADAMLAVTDDDKTNMLAAVRAKAEGCPLAIALINDPTLVPLLPHLGIDAYINPRSTTVSSILRHIRYGRVRQVYSLGDAEAEMIEAEVLSTSPIAGQMIRETDFPEGVLVGGVLKNGEMLRPSGHMRIEEGDVIALFAVAADVPEVERLLQVSIDYF is encoded by the coding sequence ATGAAGGTCATTATCTGCGGTGCGGGCCAGGTCGGCTGGCAGATCGCCCGGCACCTGTCCGGCGAGCACAATGATGTCACCGTTGTTGACAACAACCCGGAGCTGGTGCGGCGGGCCACCGATACGCTGGACGTGCAGGGGATCCACGGCTTTGCCTCTTATCCGGATGTGCTGGAGCGGGCCGGGGCGCGGGATGCCGACATGATCATCGCTGCCACCCATTCGGACGAGGTCAACATGGTGACCTGCCAGGTGGCGCATTCGGTGTTCAAGATCCAGCGCAAGATTGCCCGCCTGCGGGCCAAGAGCTATCTGACCGCGATCTATTCCGACCTTTATCAGCGCGAGCATCTGCCGATCGACGTGGTGATCAGCCCGGAACGCGAAGTGGCTGCGGCAGCGATGCAGCGGCTTTCGGCCCCGGCAGCGTTTGACACCGAAACCTTCATGGGCGGGCAGGCGCAGCTGCTGGGGATCCAGATCGACGAACATTGCCCGGTGGTGAATACGCCGCTGCGTCAGCTGACCGACCTGTTCTCCACCCTGCGGGCCATCGTGGTCGGGGTGCGCCGCGAAGGCACGCTGTTCGCGCCTGAGCCGGGTGACCAGCTGTTTGTGGGCGACAGCTGCTATGTGTTCAGCCATTCCGATGACGTGCCCCGCACAATCGAAGTTTTCGGCAAGAAGGAAAAGCGCCAGGACCGGGTGGTTGTGGTCGGCGGCGGCAATGTCGGGCTGGAAGTGGCCAAGGCGCTGGAGGCCGGTACCGGGCGGATCCGCGCCAAGATGATCGAGCGCGACCGCAAATGCGCCGAGCGCGCGGCCGAGGAACTGGAGCGCACGATCGTGCTGCACGGCGACGGTCTGGACCGGGCGCTGATGATCGAGGCGGGCATCGACAAGGCCGATGCCATGCTGGCGGTGACGGATGATGATAAGACCAACATGCTGGCCGCAGTGCGCGCCAAGGCCGAAGGCTGCCCGCTGGCGATTGCGCTGATCAATGACCCGACACTGGTGCCGCTGCTGCCGCACCTGGGGATCGATGCCTACATCAATCCGCGGTCCACCACGGTCAGCTCTATCCTGCGCCACATCCGCTATGGCCGGGTGCGGCAGGTCTACTCATTGGGCGATGCCGAGGCAGAGATGATCGAGGCCGAGGTGCTGTCGACCTCGCCGATTGCCGGCCAGATGATCCGGGAAACGGATTTCCCCGAAGGCGTGCTGGTCGGCGGGGTGCTGAAAAACGGCGAAATGCTGCGCCCCTCGGGCCATATGCGGATTGAGGAGGGCGACGTGATCGCGCTTTTTGCTGTGGCCGCAGATGTGCCGGAGGTCGAGCGCCTGCTGCAGGTGTCGATCGACTATTTCTAA
- a CDS encoding TrkH family potassium uptake protein, which produces MRRVVKAPLGVLRLPLFLLIWGIGSLAMWVPAIHALVLDDHHTSQSFFYSGVAGLMLVVLIGLSMGNRVPRYGMPGQLLSLLATFTVLPLFLAVPVQDALVSTRYLNAYFDMVSAITTTGADIWGDPARLPPSVHLWRAIVGWLGGLLMWVAASAVLAPMSLGGFEVTAKGEPGGGTAAPAHMEKADPRRQLVEVTRTLAPVYAGLTLVLWLLLMITGEQALAGLSHAMSVMATSGISATGGVEYASSGIAGEMVMFLFMFFALSRLTFSSDTVTAGQGRLDKDPEFRTGLLIVFGVPLLLFLRHWVAAYEVNAGEDFLLALKALWGTVFTVMSFLSTTGFESVHWEAAQAWSGLETPGMILLGLAVFGGGVATTAGGVKLLRVYALYLNGLREMERLVHPHSVSGGGDRTKRLQKNGAFVAWVFFMLFALSLALVSTALAAVGTDFEQSLVLAVASLATTGPLTESASSTPIVLNQLAAPAKLILCIAMVLGRLETLAFIALLSPNLWRS; this is translated from the coding sequence ATGCGCCGCGTGGTCAAAGCCCCCCTTGGCGTGCTGCGCCTGCCATTGTTCCTGCTGATCTGGGGCATCGGTTCGCTGGCGATGTGGGTGCCGGCCATCCATGCGCTGGTGCTGGACGATCACCACACCTCGCAAAGTTTCTTTTATTCCGGTGTCGCCGGGCTGATGCTGGTGGTGCTGATCGGCCTGTCGATGGGCAACCGGGTGCCGCGCTACGGGATGCCGGGGCAGCTGCTTTCCCTGTTGGCAACCTTCACCGTGCTGCCGCTGTTTCTGGCGGTGCCGGTGCAGGACGCTTTGGTCAGCACCCGGTATTTGAATGCCTATTTCGACATGGTCAGCGCGATCACAACCACCGGTGCCGACATCTGGGGCGACCCGGCGCGGCTGCCGCCAAGCGTGCATCTGTGGCGGGCCATTGTCGGCTGGCTGGGCGGGCTGCTGATGTGGGTTGCCGCCTCGGCCGTGCTGGCGCCGATGTCGCTGGGCGGTTTCGAGGTCACCGCCAAAGGCGAACCCGGCGGCGGCACGGCAGCGCCGGCACATATGGAAAAAGCCGATCCCCGCCGCCAGCTGGTGGAAGTCACCCGAACGCTGGCGCCGGTTTACGCGGGGCTGACCTTGGTGCTGTGGCTTTTGCTGATGATCACCGGCGAGCAGGCGCTGGCGGGGCTCAGCCACGCCATGTCGGTGATGGCAACCTCGGGCATTTCCGCAACCGGCGGGGTGGAATATGCCTCCAGCGGCATTGCCGGTGAGATGGTGATGTTCCTGTTCATGTTCTTTGCGCTGTCCCGGCTGACCTTTTCCAGCGACACGGTGACCGCGGGGCAGGGGCGCCTGGACAAGGATCCGGAATTCCGCACCGGGCTGCTGATCGTCTTCGGGGTGCCGCTGCTGCTGTTTTTGCGCCATTGGGTTGCCGCCTACGAGGTCAATGCGGGCGAGGATTTTCTGCTTGCGCTGAAGGCGTTGTGGGGCACCGTGTTCACAGTGATGTCCTTTCTGTCGACCACCGGCTTTGAGAGCGTTCACTGGGAGGCTGCACAGGCCTGGTCGGGACTTGAAACCCCGGGGATGATCCTGCTGGGGCTGGCAGTGTTCGGCGGCGGTGTGGCCACCACCGCGGGCGGGGTGAAACTTCTGCGCGTCTATGCGCTGTATCTCAACGGGCTGCGCGAGATGGAGCGGCTGGTGCATCCCCATTCGGTCAGCGGCGGCGGCGACCGCACCAAGCGGCTGCAGAAGAACGGTGCCTTTGTGGCCTGGGTGTTCTTCATGCTGTTTGCCCTGTCCCTGGCGCTGGTCAGCACCGCGCTGGCGGCGGTCGGCACTGATTTCGAGCAGTCGCTTGTCCTGGCGGTGGCCTCGCTGGCCACCACCGGGCCGCTGACCGAAAGCGCCAGCAGCACACCGATCGTGCTGAATCAGCTGGCGGCGCCGGCCAAACTGATCCTGTGCATCGCCATGGTGCTGGGGCGGCTGGAAACCCTGGCCTTCATCGCGCTGCTGTCGCCCAACCTCTGGCGCAGCTGA
- a CDS encoding sigma-54-dependent transcriptional regulator: MSDILIVDDERDIRELVSDILEDEGYATRKAGSSDECMARLEESQPALMILDIWLKDSQMDGIDILKTVKRDTPDIPVVIISGHGNIEIAVAAIKQGAYDFIEKPFNIDQLMVVIRRAMETSRLRRENSDLKRKDTGAAEMIGTSAAFRTLTSQLDKVTKSNGRVMLTGPAGSGKEIAARYIHANSNRASAPFITVNCASIEPDRMEEVLFGRETSERGVEPGLLEQAHGGVVFFDEVADMPLGTQSKILRVLVDQQFQRVGGSDKIRVDLRVVSSTNKDLDAEIESGTFREELYHRLNVVPVAVPSLADRREDIPLLAGHFIAQFNEAQGLPLRELTDEAVALMQTMLWPGNVRQLKNLVERVLILGDGSGPIEARDLPREEDKPQEEGRVVLSGALATLPLREAREAFEREYLLTQINRFGGNISRTASFVGMERSALHRKLKSLGVVTSNKAGARVAHVETEEEQA; encoded by the coding sequence ATGAGTGACATTCTGATTGTAGATGACGAGCGCGATATCCGCGAGCTGGTCTCGGACATTCTGGAGGACGAAGGCTATGCCACCCGCAAGGCCGGCAGTTCCGATGAATGCATGGCCCGGCTGGAGGAATCGCAGCCGGCGCTGATGATCCTGGATATCTGGCTGAAGGACAGCCAGATGGACGGAATCGACATCCTGAAGACGGTCAAGCGCGACACGCCGGATATTCCGGTGGTGATCATCTCGGGCCATGGCAACATCGAAATTGCCGTGGCGGCGATCAAGCAGGGCGCCTATGACTTCATCGAGAAGCCCTTCAACATCGACCAGCTGATGGTGGTGATCCGCCGCGCCATGGAAACCTCGCGCCTGCGCCGGGAAAACTCGGATCTGAAGCGCAAGGACACGGGTGCGGCGGAAATGATCGGCACCTCCGCGGCTTTCCGGACATTGACCAGCCAGCTGGACAAGGTGACCAAATCCAACGGCCGGGTGATGCTGACCGGTCCCGCAGGCAGCGGCAAGGAGATTGCGGCCCGCTACATCCACGCCAATTCGAACCGGGCCTCGGCGCCGTTCATTACCGTGAACTGCGCCAGCATCGAGCCTGACCGGATGGAAGAGGTGCTGTTCGGCCGCGAAACCTCCGAGCGCGGGGTGGAACCCGGCTTGCTGGAGCAGGCGCACGGCGGGGTGGTGTTCTTTGACGAGGTCGCCGATATGCCGCTGGGCACCCAGTCCAAGATCCTGCGGGTGCTGGTGGACCAGCAGTTCCAGCGGGTCGGGGGATCGGACAAGATCCGGGTGGACCTGCGGGTGGTCTCCTCGACCAACAAGGATCTGGACGCCGAGATTGAGTCCGGCACATTCCGCGAGGAGCTGTATCACCGCCTGAACGTGGTTCCGGTTGCGGTGCCGTCGCTGGCGGACCGGCGCGAGGATATTCCGCTGCTGGCGGGCCATTTCATCGCCCAGTTCAACGAGGCCCAGGGCCTGCCGCTGCGCGAGCTGACGGATGAAGCGGTGGCGCTGATGCAAACCATGCTGTGGCCGGGCAACGTGCGCCAGCTGAAAAACCTGGTGGAACGGGTGCTGATCCTCGGTGACGGCAGCGGCCCGATCGAGGCCAGGGACCTGCCGCGCGAGGAGGACAAGCCGCAGGAGGAGGGCCGGGTGGTGCTGTCCGGCGCGCTGGCAACGCTGCCTCTGCGCGAGGCGCGCGAGGCATTCGAGCGGGAATACCTGCTGACCCAGATCAACCGTTTTGGCGGCAATATCAGCCGTACGGCGTCTTTTGTCGGCATGGAGCGCTCGGCACTGCACCGCAAGCTGAAGTCGCTGGGGGTTGTGACCTCGAACAAGGCAGGAGCCCGGGTGGCGCATGTGGAAACCGAGGAAGAGCAGGCCTGA
- the hfq gene encoding RNA chaperone Hfq — MASDRQNLQDAFLNHVRKTKVPVTIFLINGVKLQGVITWFDNFCVLLRRDGQSQLVYKHAISTIMPAQPISLYEGEDSN, encoded by the coding sequence ATGGCTTCGGACAGACAGAATCTTCAGGATGCCTTCCTGAATCACGTTCGCAAAACCAAGGTTCCGGTTACAATCTTTCTGATCAACGGGGTCAAACTGCAGGGTGTGATCACCTGGTTCGACAATTTCTGCGTGCTGCTGCGCCGCGACGGACAGTCGCAGCTGGTCTACAAACACGCGATTTCGACCATCATGCCGGCCCAGCCGATCAGTCTCTATGAGGGTGAAGACTCCAATTGA
- a CDS encoding penicillin acylase family protein: MGHLFRWLLRLAAGLILLSVLAALLVYYLASQSLPEYNKQLALPGLSSPVEIVRDNANVPHIFGSFGASDEDVYFGLGYAHAQDRLWQMAVMRRTAQGRLSEIFGTRTVETDTYLRRLDIYRLAQQSVAVQSPEAMAALKAYAAGVNARLQEINEDALGRGAPEMFLFNMPVAPWQPADSIAIMKLMALQFSGHMKEEILRARTSLALNDSARIKDILPDAPGTGLAALPEYAELVPGARQFATADSTEADSLLFPVAPRGLAGASNAWAAAPSRSAAGGTLLANDPHLGLSAPGVWYLARLELGTGGVIGGTIPGIPAVITGRSDTLGWGVTSSYLDDQDLFIERLNPENRQEYLGVDGYKEFISRPSIITIKDEPPVTLTLRWTDNGPVLPGSMFNLAEITPPSHVVSLSWTVLSPNDTSMSAAINLMRSTSVQEAIAAGEEFVAPSQNLTLADRDTIALKTVGAFPLRDAAHQSKGRMPSQGWRPENRWQGRTPYSGNPEFLRPAGGILGNTNNKVLDRPFPNHVSFDWGDTQRIHRWQKLMQNREVHTRDSFIEAQLDTVSYTARTLLPLIGANLWFTGEAAAAGTRERQRQIALTLLSEWNGEMNEHLPEPLIYAAWVRALQNRLITDELGPVAKSFRHVEPLFIERVYRDVEGASAWCDVRQSAPEESCTDMARLALDDALIWIEERYGDALESLRWGDAHQAAQDHPVLGDVPLLRYFVNIRQSTSGSDNTLQRGKSSGKDPDPFQNVHAAGYRGVYDFADPDSSVFIVSTGQSGHPLSRYYDDMAQLWRRGEYIPMSLDEELARAAAVGITRIIPRQ, from the coding sequence ATGGGACATCTTTTCCGCTGGCTTCTGCGTCTTGCTGCGGGCCTGATTCTGCTGAGCGTTCTGGCCGCCCTGCTGGTCTATTACCTCGCCTCGCAGTCGCTGCCCGAATACAACAAGCAGCTTGCCCTGCCCGGCCTCTCCTCCCCGGTGGAGATTGTCCGCGACAACGCCAACGTGCCGCATATCTTCGGCAGTTTCGGCGCCAGCGACGAGGATGTCTATTTCGGCCTTGGCTATGCCCATGCCCAGGACCGGCTGTGGCAGATGGCGGTGATGCGCCGCACCGCCCAGGGCCGCCTGTCGGAAATCTTCGGCACCCGCACGGTCGAAACCGACACCTACCTGCGCCGCCTGGACATCTACCGGCTGGCGCAGCAGTCGGTCGCGGTGCAATCGCCGGAAGCCATGGCGGCGCTCAAGGCCTACGCCGCCGGCGTCAACGCCCGGCTGCAAGAAATCAACGAAGACGCGCTTGGCCGCGGCGCGCCGGAGATGTTCCTGTTCAACATGCCGGTCGCCCCCTGGCAGCCCGCCGACAGCATCGCCATCATGAAGCTGATGGCGCTGCAGTTCTCCGGCCACATGAAGGAAGAAATCCTGCGTGCCCGCACCTCGCTGGCTCTGAATGACTCCGCCCGGATCAAGGACATCCTGCCGGATGCGCCAGGCACGGGCCTAGCCGCCCTGCCCGAATATGCCGAGCTTGTGCCCGGAGCCCGGCAGTTTGCGACTGCGGACAGCACCGAAGCGGACAGCCTGCTGTTCCCGGTTGCCCCGCGCGGGCTGGCTGGGGCCTCCAACGCCTGGGCCGCGGCACCCAGCCGCTCGGCGGCGGGCGGCACGCTGCTGGCCAATGACCCGCACCTCGGCCTTAGCGCGCCGGGCGTCTGGTACCTGGCGCGGCTGGAGCTGGGCACCGGCGGGGTGATCGGCGGCACCATCCCCGGCATCCCGGCGGTGATCACCGGCCGGTCCGACACCCTGGGCTGGGGCGTCACGTCTTCCTACCTCGATGACCAGGACCTGTTCATCGAACGGCTCAACCCGGAAAACCGCCAGGAATACCTGGGGGTTGACGGATACAAGGAGTTCATCTCCCGCCCATCGATCATCACGATCAAGGATGAGCCTCCCGTCACCCTGACGCTGCGCTGGACCGACAATGGCCCGGTGCTGCCCGGCTCCATGTTCAACCTTGCGGAGATCACTCCGCCCAGCCACGTCGTGTCGCTCAGCTGGACCGTGCTCAGCCCAAACGACACCTCGATGAGCGCGGCGATAAACCTGATGCGCAGCACCTCGGTGCAGGAGGCCATCGCCGCCGGCGAGGAGTTCGTCGCGCCCTCGCAGAACCTGACGCTGGCGGACAGGGACACCATTGCGCTCAAGACCGTCGGCGCCTTCCCGCTGCGTGACGCGGCCCATCAGAGCAAGGGCCGCATGCCAAGCCAGGGCTGGCGGCCGGAAAACCGCTGGCAGGGCCGCACGCCCTATTCCGGAAATCCAGAGTTCCTCCGCCCCGCCGGCGGCATTTTGGGCAATACCAACAACAAGGTCCTCGACCGGCCCTTCCCCAATCATGTCTCCTTTGACTGGGGCGACACCCAGCGCATCCACCGCTGGCAGAAACTGATGCAGAACCGCGAGGTGCATACCCGCGACAGCTTCATCGAGGCGCAGCTGGACACGGTGTCATACACTGCCCGCACCCTCTTGCCGCTGATTGGTGCAAACCTGTGGTTCACCGGCGAGGCCGCCGCCGCCGGCACCCGCGAGCGCCAGCGCCAGATTGCCCTGACCCTGCTGTCTGAATGGAACGGCGAGATGAACGAGCACCTGCCGGAGCCGCTGATCTACGCCGCCTGGGTCCGGGCGCTGCAAAACCGGCTGATTACCGATGAGCTGGGACCGGTTGCCAAATCCTTCCGCCATGTGGAGCCATTGTTCATCGAACGGGTTTACCGCGATGTGGAAGGCGCCTCTGCCTGGTGCGACGTGCGCCAGAGCGCACCGGAAGAAAGCTGCACCGACATGGCCCGGCTGGCGCTGGACGATGCACTGATCTGGATCGAAGAACGCTATGGCGACGCGCTGGAATCGCTGCGCTGGGGCGACGCGCATCAGGCCGCTCAGGACCACCCCGTGCTGGGTGATGTGCCGCTGCTGCGCTATTTCGTGAATATCCGCCAGTCCACCAGCGGCAGCGACAACACCCTGCAGCGCGGCAAAAGCTCGGGCAAGGACCCGGATCCGTTCCAGAACGTGCACGCCGCCGGCTACCGCGGGGTCTATGATTTTGCCGATCCGGACAGTTCTGTCTTCATCGTTTCGACCGGCCAGTCCGGCCACCCCTTGTCGCGCTATTACGACGACATGGCGCAGCTCTGGCGGCGCGGTGAATACATCCCGATGTCGCTGGACGAGGAACTGGCCCGCGCCGCCGCCGTCGGCATCACCCGGATCATCCCCAGGCAATAA
- the hflX gene encoding GTPase HflX, with product MEHDRKQTRAWVLHPEIKSDSGRRDAAPALEEAVALAAALPDLDVIGSNVVRLPKAHAGMLFGSGKIEELAGVLKANEIELVLIDGPVSPVQQRNLEKAWKVKILDRTGLILEIFSDRAATREGVLQVEMAALSYQRTRLVRAWTHLERQRGGLGFVGGPGETQIEADRRAIDDQLVRLRRQLDKVVKTRTLHRASRAKVPYPIVALVGYTNAGKSTLFNRLTGAEVMAKDMLFATLDPTMRRVELPDGPEIILSDTVGFISDLPTELVAAFRATLEEVLAADVILHVRDISHEESEQQAKDVEAILASLGVDGNRVRIEVWNKLDQLPQEEAEARRQRAGREDGIHAISALSGEGLERLLADIAEKLQGVRHEELLNLSFAQGKQRAWLFKEDLVQSEEQTETGFDITVLWTDRQKAKFEKL from the coding sequence ATGGAGCATGACAGGAAGCAGACCCGCGCCTGGGTCCTGCATCCGGAAATCAAATCCGACAGCGGGCGCCGCGACGCAGCCCCCGCGCTTGAGGAGGCCGTTGCGCTGGCAGCGGCTTTGCCCGATCTTGACGTGATCGGCTCCAACGTGGTGCGGCTGCCCAAGGCGCATGCGGGGATGCTGTTCGGCTCCGGCAAGATCGAGGAGCTGGCGGGCGTCCTGAAGGCGAATGAGATCGAACTGGTCCTGATCGACGGGCCGGTGTCCCCGGTGCAGCAGCGCAATCTGGAAAAGGCCTGGAAGGTCAAGATCCTCGACCGGACCGGGCTGATCCTTGAGATTTTCTCGGACCGGGCGGCGACCCGCGAAGGCGTGCTGCAGGTCGAAATGGCGGCGCTCAGCTATCAGCGGACCCGGCTGGTGCGGGCCTGGACCCACCTGGAGCGCCAGCGCGGCGGCCTGGGATTTGTCGGCGGACCCGGCGAAACCCAGATCGAGGCCGACCGCCGCGCCATCGACGACCAGTTGGTGCGGCTGCGCCGCCAGCTCGACAAGGTGGTGAAGACACGGACGCTGCACCGCGCCTCGCGCGCCAAGGTGCCGTATCCGATTGTGGCGCTGGTGGGCTACACCAACGCCGGCAAGTCCACCCTGTTCAACCGGCTGACCGGGGCCGAGGTGATGGCCAAGGACATGCTCTTTGCCACCCTGGACCCGACCATGCGCCGGGTCGAGCTGCCGGACGGTCCAGAGATTATCCTGTCCGACACGGTGGGATTCATCTCGGATCTGCCGACCGAGCTGGTGGCCGCTTTCCGGGCGACGCTGGAAGAGGTGCTGGCGGCGGATGTGATCCTGCATGTACGCGACATCAGCCATGAGGAGAGCGAGCAGCAGGCCAAGGATGTGGAGGCGATCCTGGCCTCGCTGGGGGTGGATGGAAACCGCGTCCGGATCGAGGTCTGGAACAAGCTCGACCAGCTGCCGCAGGAAGAGGCCGAGGCCCGACGCCAGCGTGCCGGGCGCGAGGACGGCATTCATGCGATTTCGGCGCTGAGCGGTGAAGGGCTGGAGCGGCTGCTGGCGGATATCGCCGAGAAGCTGCAGGGGGTGCGGCATGAGGAGTTGCTGAACCTCAGCTTTGCCCAGGGCAAGCAGCGCGCCTGGCTGTTCAAGGAAGACCTTGTGCAGAGTGAGGAACAGACCGAAACCGGGTTTGACATCACGGTGCTGTGGACTGACCGGCAGAAGGCCAAGTTCGAGAAACTGTGA
- a CDS encoding caspase family protein, which translates to MKPLQSSCTSLAAALLASAALLPANAALAAYETSERGTAPETAIVIGIQDYDHVTDLTNTRQDAEAMAAMLKSFGYTVYEGYDLDKRGFEALLRQAALNIRDGSQVFFYYAGHGIQLGRRNYLLTSDAELSGIHDLPFQSVTLDRVSAILGGKAGSQILMLDSCRDNPVPDARLNAEVGAQLYEAREGFDVFRPPLNTLVAFSTSPGATALDGEPGSNSPYTASVVRHFPDRPDEDAMTVLAAIRGDVYSATGNTQVPWESSTLMQKIYLRPAERSLNVAKAETETTLVSLDQLPAELSVKVPLGRSLELAPEISPYVRAGTTVTIVETPAAGVTSLQSGDGSALSLSYAPKLAELPARKDGGQVRKDRMVLRLAQAGTVRNVTVNLEMIARQCDLEAGDLLDPQGVGLYRYPNEINLKAAEAACREAVQTAPDIGRLHYQLGRALQGQGRLIEAYEAFGKAAELNHTRAYNAVAYLHITPNVDRETVPIPYDPGKAFALWDKGIEAGDPFSMHARGKRLLRKSSTAEEKQRGFDLLSRAVELGHTYSMNELGVFFLWSGDELAQPERGLSYLEASAGRGDIYGTANLGYVYRDGGAGQPVDKEKARALFAEAAQLGHPHAPGEIGRMIMNGDLPGSDAAEALEWYDMGLSRGDAWGGANGAWVALNQLSDRIPVHAAAARAGKAMALNDPDARAAARDLLSGMAETDVSAGTQYVLRQLGSGIAIDGQFGPESRKQLANWAREAGLPAIVPEDAISQLQLAAQVHFALNPIRQDLF; encoded by the coding sequence ATGAAACCCCTGCAATCTTCCTGCACCTCGCTTGCGGCAGCACTTCTGGCCAGTGCAGCCCTGCTTCCTGCAAACGCCGCACTTGCGGCCTATGAAACCAGTGAACGGGGCACTGCCCCGGAAACCGCCATCGTGATCGGCATCCAGGATTACGACCATGTCACCGACCTGACCAACACCCGCCAGGATGCCGAGGCAATGGCGGCGATGCTCAAGTCCTTCGGCTATACGGTTTATGAAGGCTATGACCTGGACAAGCGCGGGTTTGAGGCGCTGCTGCGACAGGCTGCCCTCAATATCCGCGACGGCAGCCAGGTGTTCTTCTATTACGCCGGCCACGGCATCCAGCTGGGGCGGCGCAACTACCTGCTGACCAGCGACGCGGAACTGTCGGGCATTCACGACCTGCCGTTCCAGTCAGTCACCCTTGACCGGGTGTCGGCCATTCTTGGCGGCAAGGCGGGCAGCCAGATCCTGATGCTGGATTCCTGCCGCGACAACCCGGTGCCCGACGCCAGGCTCAATGCCGAAGTCGGTGCCCAGCTTTATGAGGCGCGCGAAGGGTTCGACGTGTTCCGCCCGCCCCTCAACACGCTGGTCGCCTTCTCCACCTCGCCCGGCGCCACTGCTCTGGATGGCGAGCCGGGCAGCAACAGCCCCTACACCGCCTCGGTTGTGCGGCATTTTCCGGACCGGCCCGACGAGGACGCGATGACCGTTCTCGCTGCCATCCGCGGCGACGTCTACAGCGCGACCGGCAACACCCAGGTGCCCTGGGAAAGCTCGACGCTGATGCAAAAGATCTACCTGCGTCCGGCAGAGCGGTCCCTGAACGTTGCCAAGGCAGAGACGGAAACCACCCTGGTCAGCCTGGATCAACTGCCTGCCGAGCTGTCGGTCAAGGTGCCGCTAGGCCGCTCGCTGGAACTGGCGCCGGAGATCAGCCCCTATGTCCGCGCAGGCACGACGGTGACGATTGTCGAAACGCCCGCGGCAGGTGTCACCTCGCTGCAATCGGGTGACGGCAGCGCACTCAGCCTCAGCTACGCGCCCAAGCTGGCGGAACTGCCGGCCCGCAAAGACGGCGGCCAGGTGCGCAAGGACCGCATGGTGCTGCGCCTGGCGCAGGCCGGGACCGTGCGGAATGTCACAGTGAACCTCGAAATGATTGCCCGTCAATGCGATCTGGAAGCCGGAGATCTGCTGGATCCGCAAGGGGTCGGCCTTTACCGTTATCCCAATGAGATCAATCTCAAAGCGGCTGAGGCCGCCTGCCGCGAGGCGGTGCAGACCGCGCCGGATATCGGCCGGCTGCACTACCAGCTGGGCCGGGCTCTGCAGGGCCAGGGCCGCCTGATCGAAGCCTACGAAGCCTTTGGGAAAGCTGCGGAACTGAACCATACCCGCGCCTATAATGCCGTGGCCTATCTGCATATCACCCCGAATGTCGATCGCGAGACCGTGCCCATCCCCTACGACCCGGGAAAGGCCTTTGCCCTCTGGGACAAGGGGATCGAGGCAGGCGACCCCTTCTCGATGCACGCCCGCGGCAAACGGCTTTTGCGCAAAAGCAGCACCGCCGAGGAAAAACAGCGCGGTTTTGACCTGCTCAGCCGGGCGGTGGAGCTTGGGCATACCTATTCGATGAACGAACTGGGCGTGTTCTTCCTGTGGAGCGGCGATGAGCTGGCGCAGCCGGAACGCGGGCTGTCCTATCTCGAAGCCTCTGCCGGACGCGGCGATATCTACGGCACCGCCAACCTGGGCTATGTCTACCGTGATGGCGGAGCGGGCCAGCCCGTGGACAAGGAAAAAGCCCGCGCGCTGTTCGCCGAAGCCGCCCAGCTGGGCCACCCCCATGCTCCGGGCGAGATCGGTCGGATGATCATGAATGGAGATCTGCCCGGCAGTGACGCTGCCGAAGCGCTGGAATGGTATGATATGGGGCTATCGCGCGGCGACGCCTGGGGCGGTGCCAATGGCGCCTGGGTCGCGCTGAACCAGCTTTCAGACCGCATCCCGGTTCATGCCGCTGCCGCCAGGGCAGGCAAGGCGATGGCGCTGAATGATCCCGACGCACGCGCCGCCGCACGGGATCTGCTGTCCGGCATGGCTGAAACGGACGTTTCTGCCGGCACCCAATACGTCCTGCGCCAGCTTGGATCGGGGATTGCCATTGACGGCCAGTTCGGCCCCGAGTCCCGCAAACAGCTGGCCAATTGGGCCCGGGAGGCAGGGTTGCCTGCAATCGTCCCGGAAGACGCCATCAGCCAACTGCAACTGGCCGCGCAGGTTCATTTTGCGCTGAACCCGATCCGGCAGGACCTGTTCTGA